The following are encoded together in the Pleurocapsa sp. FMAR1 genome:
- the miaB gene encoding tRNA (N6-isopentenyl adenosine(37)-C2)-methylthiotransferase MiaB: MNNASKKYNIVTFGCQMNKADSERMAGVLENMGFEASEDPNLADLVLYNTCTIRDNAEQKVYSYLGKQAKRKHKQPELTLVVAGCVAQQEGEKLLRRVPELDLVMGPQHANRLEDLLQQVFDGSQVVATEPIQIVEDITKPRRDSDVTAWVNIIYGCNERCSYCVVPNVRGTEQSRTPEAIRAEMEQLSLQGYKEITLLGQNIDAYGRDLPGSTPEGRHKHTLTDLLYYVHDLPGVDRLRFATSHPRYFTERLIEACKELPNVCEHFHIPFQSGDNDILKAMKRGYTHEKYRRIIKTIREYMPDASITADAIVGFPGETEAQFEHTLKLVEDIEFDLINTAAYSPRPGTPAALWSNQLSEEVKSDRLQRLNRLVSVCAEARSHRYLGRVEEILVEAQNTKDPDQVMGRTRGNRLTFFPGNIEQLKGKTVKVKITEIRSFSLTGEAI; encoded by the coding sequence ATGAATAACGCCAGCAAAAAATATAACATCGTCACCTTCGGTTGCCAGATGAATAAAGCTGATTCTGAGCGCATGGCTGGCGTATTGGAAAATATGGGTTTTGAAGCTTCAGAAGATCCTAATCTGGCAGACTTGGTTCTCTACAATACCTGTACTATTAGAGACAATGCTGAACAAAAGGTTTATTCTTACTTAGGCAAACAGGCAAAACGCAAGCATAAACAACCAGAATTGACTTTAGTTGTGGCAGGATGTGTGGCACAACAGGAAGGGGAAAAGCTTCTGCGCCGTGTTCCAGAATTAGATTTAGTCATGGGACCTCAGCACGCCAATCGCTTAGAAGATTTGCTGCAACAGGTTTTTGATGGTAGTCAGGTAGTTGCCACCGAGCCGATTCAGATTGTCGAAGATATTACTAAACCCCGTCGCGATAGTGATGTTACTGCTTGGGTAAATATAATTTATGGCTGTAACGAACGGTGTAGCTACTGCGTTGTGCCTAACGTAAGGGGTACAGAGCAATCTCGCACCCCTGAAGCTATTAGAGCCGAAATGGAGCAATTGAGCCTACAAGGATATAAAGAGATTACTTTATTAGGACAAAATATTGATGCTTACGGCAGAGATTTACCAGGCAGCACTCCCGAAGGTAGACATAAGCATACTCTGACAGATTTACTTTACTATGTTCACGATCTTCCTGGGGTCGATCGCCTGAGATTTGCCACTAGCCATCCTCGTTACTTCACCGAAAGATTAATCGAGGCTTGTAAAGAATTGCCTAATGTCTGCGAACACTTTCATATTCCTTTTCAGTCAGGAGACAATGATATTCTCAAGGCAATGAAGCGGGGTTATACCCACGAGAAATATCGTCGCATCATTAAAACTATTCGCGAATATATGCCCGATGCTTCGATTACCGCCGATGCTATTGTGGGTTTTCCTGGGGAAACAGAAGCACAGTTTGAGCATACTCTCAAGCTAGTAGAAGATATTGAATTCGATCTAATTAACACTGCTGCCTATTCTCCTCGTCCTGGTACTCCTGCTGCTTTGTGGTCTAATCAGTTAAGCGAAGAGGTAAAAAGCGATCGCCTTCAGCGTTTAAATCGTCTAGTTTCTGTCTGTGCTGAAGCTCGTTCTCACCGTTATTTGGGACGAGTTGAAGAGATCTTAGTCGAAGCTCAAAATACTAAAGATCCCGATCAGGTTATGGGTCGAACCAGAGGTAATCGCCTGACATTTTTCCCTGGCAATATTGAACAATTAAAAGGCAAAACCGTAAAAGTAAAAATTACTGAAATTCGCTCTTTTAGTCTGACTGGAGAAGCGATTTAA
- a CDS encoding RidA family protein: MERKNISTGSHWEKIVGYSRAVKIGNHVHISGTTAINDQGRIVGLGDPYTQTKQTSKNIESALLMAGGTLENVVRTRIYAVNSAHWKSIGQAHCEYFAKIRPVTSMVEVRRLIAPEILIEIEADAVIDDD, encoded by the coding sequence GTGGAACGTAAAAACATCAGCACAGGCTCCCATTGGGAAAAGATAGTCGGTTATTCAAGAGCGGTTAAAATTGGCAATCATGTTCATATCTCTGGGACTACCGCAATCAACGACCAGGGCAGAATAGTCGGTTTAGGCGATCCTTATACCCAAACTAAACAAACGAGCAAAAATATTGAGTCTGCTTTATTAATGGCTGGAGGTACTTTAGAAAACGTAGTACGGACAAGAATTTATGCAGTTAATAGCGCTCACTGGAAAAGTATTGGTCAAGCACATTGCGAATATTTTGCCAAGATTCGTCCTGTTACCAGTATGGTTGAGGTACGCCGTTTGATTGCACCAGAAATACTAATTGAAATAGAAGCTGATGCGGTTATTGATGATGATTAA
- a CDS encoding chloride channel protein has protein sequence MTNPNNQSQILLPPKPTPFSITEYLTRLLNRLQPSPETLVLMVALIIGGSSGLAMILFHHLIDLFQALSFEKLLGKISVWGGWTLILIPTLGGLIVGIIKWLFPQVLGQDFYTLISSTREQKISPWRPAIKMLAASVSLGTGASLGPESPSVEIGSNIGILLGQLFQVSKDRYRLLLGAGAAAGLAAGLNAPIAGVFFALEVVLGTAFTTPAASLILLSAFLSAAIARAFLGVHPAFELPGYEVLSYWEWLFYLGLGILASLISFVYTQGIKLAQASFRGEVTGFGWLGQLPIWIKPALGGAILGVVALQLPQILGVDFATIEQILAGGQFSVSLLCWLLAVKLIVTAISLGSGFVGGVFAPAMFLGACLGAAYGNFLTLVIGSNVAIAPPPAYAIVGMAAVLAGSVKAPLTAIALLFELSQNYLIILPSMAAVGVCVWVIGLIQSKQDIQGLNLQQMGMNLARQNDSEILQQVSVAEMMLTSYLALPDSLSLLEAGCEILTYKCHTALVLDEAQQLVGVVSTTDIKRNIELQRSSESLAIEQKLGDICTKEILYAYPDELLITAWERMGVRGLYLLPVVDRNNPRQILGIINKEQINLAEDLISTQAVLEPYLSPENF, from the coding sequence ATGACTAATCCTAATAACCAATCTCAGATACTTTTACCGCCTAAGCCAACGCCTTTTTCAATTACAGAGTATTTGACGAGGCTACTTAACCGCTTGCAACCTTCTCCCGAAACTTTGGTTTTAATGGTGGCTTTAATCATCGGGGGCAGTTCGGGACTGGCGATGATTTTGTTTCATCATCTGATTGACCTGTTCCAAGCTTTAAGTTTTGAAAAACTATTGGGCAAAATCTCAGTCTGGGGTGGTTGGACTTTAATTTTAATTCCTACTCTGGGAGGATTAATTGTCGGCATAATTAAATGGTTGTTTCCCCAGGTGCTAGGTCAAGATTTTTATACCTTAATTAGCAGTACCAGAGAACAAAAAATCTCTCCTTGGCGACCCGCGATTAAAATGTTAGCAGCCTCAGTTTCTCTGGGAACGGGAGCATCTTTAGGACCAGAAAGCCCTAGCGTCGAGATTGGTTCTAATATCGGTATTTTACTGGGTCAACTGTTTCAAGTATCTAAGGATCGCTATCGACTATTGTTAGGTGCGGGGGCAGCAGCGGGTTTGGCAGCAGGCTTGAATGCCCCCATAGCTGGCGTTTTTTTCGCCTTAGAGGTGGTACTGGGAACTGCATTTACTACTCCAGCAGCTAGTTTAATACTATTGTCGGCATTTTTAAGTGCAGCGATCGCTCGTGCTTTTCTAGGCGTACATCCTGCTTTTGAACTACCAGGCTACGAGGTTCTTAGCTATTGGGAATGGCTATTCTATCTAGGGTTGGGTATACTTGCCAGTTTGATATCTTTTGTCTACACTCAGGGGATTAAATTAGCTCAAGCTAGCTTTCGCGGGGAAGTTACTGGCTTCGGTTGGTTAGGGCAACTTCCCATCTGGATTAAACCAGCTTTGGGAGGAGCGATTTTAGGTGTTGTTGCCCTACAGTTGCCCCAAATCTTAGGGGTAGATTTCGCCACTATCGAACAAATTTTGGCAGGAGGACAATTTAGCGTTTCTCTTTTGTGTTGGCTGTTGGCAGTTAAGCTAATTGTTACTGCTATTAGTTTGGGTAGCGGTTTTGTCGGCGGCGTATTTGCTCCAGCGATGTTTTTAGGTGCTTGTTTGGGGGCTGCTTACGGTAATTTTTTAACACTGGTTATTGGCTCAAACGTAGCCATTGCCCCACCTCCTGCCTACGCAATTGTGGGCATGGCAGCAGTCTTGGCTGGTAGCGTTAAAGCTCCTCTAACGGCGATCGCTTTATTATTTGAGCTATCCCAAAACTATCTAATTATCTTACCTTCAATGGCTGCTGTTGGTGTCTGTGTCTGGGTCATCGGCTTAATTCAATCAAAACAAGATATCCAGGGTTTAAATCTCCAGCAAATGGGAATGAATTTAGCCAGACAAAATGATAGTGAGATTTTACAACAAGTCTCTGTAGCCGAGATGATGCTAACCTCCTATCTAGCATTACCAGATTCCCTATCTTTGCTCGAAGCTGGTTGTGAAATATTAACCTATAAGTGTCATACGGCTTTGGTATTAGATGAAGCTCAACAATTAGTAGGAGTTGTTAGCACCACCGATATCAAAAGAAATATTGAGTTACAACGATCGTCAGAATCGTTAGCAATCGAGCAAAAACTAGGAGACATTTGCACAAAAGAAATACTTTACGCCTACCCCGATGAGCTTTTAATTACAGCTTGGGAAAGAATGGGAGTTAGAGGTCTGTATCTGTTGCCAGTAGTAGATAGAAATAACCCGCGTCAAATTCTGGGGATAATTAACAAAGAGCAAATTAATCTGGCTGAAGACCTAATTTCTACCCAGGCAGTACTTGAGCCTTACTTGTCACCAGAGAATTTTTAA
- a CDS encoding M48 family metallopeptidase: MSRLLIRLAIGAIFAVFGMFNYFTNVSENPITGEKQRVQLSPQQEVVIGRQSAQQMAAQYGNLYPDRVLQDYVDRVGNRVVEDSTAKNSVYPFEFHLLSDRRTINAFALPGGQVFLTAALLSKLDSEAQLAGVLGHEVGHVIGRHGAEHLAKQQLGSALVNAVGIAASDRPGDGRQAAILAQAVNQMVNLKYGREDELESDRLGLEFMTEAGYSPIGMLELMKILNSARGDVGGQPEFMSTHPNPGNRIAQLQTIINQEYPNGIPGGLEEDKDRFAQVVAPRI, encoded by the coding sequence GTGAGTAGATTACTAATACGTTTAGCTATTGGCGCAATCTTCGCTGTCTTTGGGATGTTTAACTATTTTACCAATGTTAGTGAAAACCCGATCACGGGAGAAAAACAAAGAGTTCAGCTTTCACCACAGCAAGAAGTAGTCATCGGTCGTCAGTCTGCCCAGCAAATGGCTGCCCAGTACGGCAATTTGTATCCCGATCGAGTTTTACAAGACTATGTAGATCGGGTAGGAAATCGGGTAGTAGAAGATTCAACAGCCAAAAATTCAGTCTATCCTTTTGAGTTTCATTTACTAAGCGATCGCCGAACAATTAACGCCTTTGCACTCCCAGGAGGACAGGTATTTCTGACCGCAGCTTTATTAAGTAAACTAGATTCTGAGGCACAGCTTGCAGGAGTTTTAGGTCATGAAGTAGGTCATGTAATTGGTAGACATGGTGCAGAACATTTAGCCAAACAACAGTTAGGTAGTGCCTTGGTCAATGCCGTGGGCATTGCTGCCAGCGATCGCCCTGGAGATGGTAGACAGGCAGCTATTTTGGCACAAGCGGTTAATCAAATGGTCAATCTTAAGTATGGCAGAGAAGATGAGCTTGAAAGCGATCGCCTAGGATTGGAATTTATGACCGAGGCTGGCTACAGTCCTATCGGTATGCTGGAGTTAATGAAAATCCTTAATTCTGCCAGAGGTGATGTAGGAGGACAACCAGAGTTCATGAGTACTCACCCGAATCCTGGTAATCGTATTGCACAGCTACAAACCATTATCAACCAAGAATATCCTAATGGTATTCCAGGTGGTTTGGAAGAAGATAAAGATCGCTTTGCTCAAGTAGTAGCACCTCGAATTTAG
- a CDS encoding DUF456 domain-containing protein: MDITTIYWIVLAVMAIGVIGAIIPGLPGSSIILVAILVWSIVTNFAGIGLPMILIFTVLILSAVVEYLALYFGAKQSGASKWSQYGAIIGMVMGFVGLLPALPLGGPLIGVLVGAVLGAFIGEYLYRSNLESNQRIKQAFKASTGIVVASIIGNVIEALLAALAVAIFVYSTWSYVFPAVNQY, translated from the coding sequence ATGGATATAACTACTATTTATTGGATTGTCTTAGCAGTAATGGCAATAGGAGTGATTGGGGCAATTATTCCTGGGCTTCCTGGCAGCAGCATTATTTTAGTTGCTATTTTGGTTTGGAGTATCGTCACTAATTTTGCGGGTATTGGCTTACCTATGATTTTAATCTTTACTGTCCTGATTCTTAGTGCAGTAGTCGAATATTTAGCACTGTATTTTGGAGCAAAACAGTCTGGGGCTAGCAAATGGAGTCAGTATGGTGCAATTATCGGTATGGTTATGGGTTTTGTAGGCTTATTACCCGCCTTACCCCTTGGAGGTCCTTTAATTGGTGTTTTAGTCGGTGCAGTATTAGGGGCGTTTATTGGCGAGTATCTCTATCGCAGCAACCTTGAATCAAATCAGCGCATCAAGCAGGCTTTTAAAGCTAGTACAGGAATTGTTGTCGCTTCAATTATTGGTAATGTGATTGAAGCTTTATTGGCAGCATTGGCAGTAGCGATTTTTGTTTACTCTACTTGGTCTTACGTTTTTCCAGCAGTTAATCAATACTAA
- the rdgB gene encoding RdgB/HAM1 family non-canonical purine NTP pyrophosphatase, producing the protein MKKLIVATGNPGKVQEMQEYLTGLPWELQLKPESIDVEETGTTFIANAHLKASEVAKALGEWAIADDSGLAVDALDGAPGIYSSRYGKTDADRINRLLRELGATKNRQAKFICAIAIASPDGKIVLETEGICPGEILHSPRGKGGFGYDPIFYVPTRQQTFAEMPAATKGQVSHRGVAFAQLMPELQELSQSLVIE; encoded by the coding sequence ATGAAGAAGCTAATAGTCGCTACGGGAAATCCTGGTAAAGTGCAGGAGATGCAGGAATATTTAACTGGCTTGCCTTGGGAATTGCAGTTAAAACCTGAGTCAATAGATGTAGAAGAAACAGGTACTACATTTATTGCTAATGCTCACCTCAAAGCCTCAGAGGTGGCAAAAGCTTTGGGCGAATGGGCGATCGCCGATGATTCTGGATTGGCGGTAGACGCTCTTGATGGTGCGCCAGGAATTTATTCATCGCGCTATGGCAAGACAGACGCAGACAGAATTAATCGTTTGCTAAGGGAATTAGGGGCTACAAAGAATAGACAGGCAAAGTTTATCTGTGCAATTGCGATCGCCAGTCCTGATGGCAAGATAGTTTTAGAAACAGAAGGTATCTGTCCAGGGGAAATATTACATTCCCCTCGCGGTAAAGGTGGCTTTGGCTACGATCCTATTTTTTATGTACCCACAAGACAGCAAACTTTTGCTGAAATGCCTGCTGCAACTAAAGGACAAGTTAGTCATCGTGGAGTAGCTTTTGCTCAGTTGATGCCAGAGTTACAAGAATTGTCTCAAAGCTTGGTTATTGAATAA
- a CDS encoding phosphoglucomutase/phosphomannomutase family protein — protein MVYKINPIKFGTDGWRGVIAADFTFERVATLAPIAAQVLADNYGDTANNKTVIVGYDRRFMAEDFAKLTAESIQAAGFDVLLSECFAPTPAFSWAAKAHNALGAIVMTASHNPAAYLGLKVKSAFGGSVPPEITEQIEARLDRPVPQADPGKLEMFDPWASYCQGLQQKVDIPKIKEAIASGKLKVYVDVMHGAAATGLERLLGCPVEEINSDRDPLFGGGAPEPLPKYLPDFFRAIKEGAKQYPDSLRVGLVFDGDSDRIAGADGEGNFLSSQVLIPILIEHLAERKGFTGEIVKTVSGSDLIPRLAASYGRSVYETPIGYKYIGDRMMHAEVMIGGEESGGIGYGTHIPERDALLSALYVLEAVVESGEDLGTIYARLQQKTNFTAVYDRIDLPLASMEVRAKLLERLQNETPQKVAGMPVIDCLDVDGYKFRMSDMTWLLIRFSGTEPVLRLYCQAPTMPEVRQVLEWARDWANS, from the coding sequence ATGGTTTATAAGATTAATCCAATTAAATTTGGGACAGACGGCTGGCGTGGGGTAATTGCTGCTGACTTTACCTTTGAGCGAGTAGCTACCTTAGCACCGATCGCAGCTCAAGTTTTGGCAGATAATTATGGTGATACGGCAAATAATAAAACGGTTATTGTTGGATACGATCGCCGCTTTATGGCGGAAGATTTTGCAAAATTAACCGCAGAATCAATCCAAGCAGCGGGATTTGACGTACTGTTATCTGAATGTTTTGCCCCTACTCCTGCCTTTAGTTGGGCAGCAAAAGCACATAATGCTCTGGGTGCAATTGTAATGACCGCATCCCATAACCCTGCTGCCTACTTGGGATTGAAAGTTAAAAGTGCTTTTGGTGGTTCTGTGCCGCCAGAAATTACCGAGCAAATAGAAGCTAGGCTGGATCGACCTGTCCCTCAAGCGGATCCAGGAAAACTAGAAATGTTCGATCCTTGGGCTAGCTATTGTCAGGGATTACAGCAGAAAGTAGATATCCCTAAGATAAAAGAGGCGATCGCTTCGGGAAAATTAAAAGTATATGTAGACGTAATGCACGGTGCAGCAGCAACAGGATTAGAACGTTTATTAGGTTGCCCTGTAGAAGAAATAAATAGCGATCGCGATCCTTTATTTGGTGGTGGCGCACCCGAACCTTTACCAAAATATCTGCCTGATTTTTTTCGCGCCATCAAAGAAGGAGCAAAACAATACCCTGATAGTCTCAGGGTTGGCTTGGTATTTGACGGAGATAGCGATCGCATTGCTGGTGCCGATGGGGAAGGTAACTTTCTTAGTTCACAAGTGTTAATCCCCATTTTGATCGAACATCTAGCCGAACGCAAAGGCTTTACAGGGGAGATTGTCAAAACCGTTAGCGGTTCAGACTTAATTCCCCGTCTAGCTGCATCCTATGGACGCTCTGTATACGAAACCCCCATCGGCTATAAATATATCGGCGACAGAATGATGCACGCTGAAGTGATGATCGGTGGAGAAGAGTCTGGAGGCATTGGCTATGGTACGCACATACCAGAGCGAGATGCTTTATTGTCGGCTCTCTATGTTTTAGAAGCCGTAGTAGAGTCGGGAGAAGATTTAGGTACTATTTACGCTCGACTACAGCAAAAAACCAACTTTACGGCTGTGTATGACCGCATTGATTTACCTCTGGCAAGTATGGAGGTACGAGCTAAACTGCTAGAGCGTTTGCAAAACGAAACGCCTCAAAAAGTTGCAGGAATGCCTGTAATAGATTGCCTGGATGTAGATGGCTATAAATTTAGAATGAGCGACATGACTTGGTTGCTAATCCGCTTTAGTGGTACAGAGCCAGTGCTACGCCTTTATTGTCAAGCTCCTACTATGCCTGAAGTGCGTCAAGTTTTAGAATGGGCAAGAGATTGGGCAAACTCTTAA